Genomic segment of Mycolicibacterium sarraceniae:
GGGTATGGACGACATCACCGACCCGCGCGTCGAAGACTCCATCCCGACCGACGTGCTGAACGGGGCCGAGACCGAACAGGCGGCCGAGATCGTCGTCGACGCCGCCATCCGCAAGACCCTCTCGCCCGCAGCGCTGGGCCGGATGCTGGTCGACGCCGGCCGCAGCATCACCGACGAGAATGACCTACTGACCTTGTTGCAGCACGTCGCGGGCATCGCCCAGGAAGCCATCGACGGCGCCGACTGCACGGGAATCACGATCGACCTCGGCGGTCTGACCTATACCGCGGTGCACACCGACGAGCGCACCCTGCGCATCGACAGCGAGCAGTACCAGGCCGGGGACGGCCCGTGCCTGCATGCCGCCCGCACCCGCAGCATCGTGCTGCTGGACTCCGACGAGGCCGTGGCGCGCTGGCCGCTGTTCGCCGCCGGCGCTCGAACCGAGGGCATCGTCAGCTTCCTGGCCGCACCCCTGTTTACGGACGATCAAACGCTGGGGTCGTTCAATCTGTACGGACGGGAACAACACGCGTTCGACAGCATCGACGCCGAGATTCTCGATTTGCTGACCACCGCGGTGTCCCGGGCGATCAGTGACTTCGCCCGATTCAAGTCCGCGCAGGACACCGCGGAGTCGATCCAGCGGGTGCTGCAGACCCGGGCGCCGATCGAGCAGGCGAAGGGTGTGCTGATGGCCATGCGCGGCATCGACGCCGACGAGGCGTTCGATGTGCTCCGCGTGCAGAGCCAGGAGACCAACGTTCCGGTCCGGGTTCTCGCCGTCGACTTCCTGGACAAGGTGACCGACCACGCCAGCGAGCAGGACTAGAAGGTGTTCACCAGCGTTCGGCGCTCGGACATCTCCCGAGACATCGTGTAGTGGTGGTAGTGAGTCGCGCATTTGACCACCGAGACGAATAGGACGCCAGGGTCCGGTCGGCTGCGGAGAATCGTCATCATCCGGCGCCGATAAACCTTGCGCAGATGCGCGTCGGGAACGTTCTTCATCAACAGCAGGAACAGGCCCAGCGCCCGTCCGCCGTCGAGTAATTGCTGCTTTCGCCGTCGCCACGGATGGTCACGCAGATAAGCGTTGCGGGCCCGGCCGAAGTCGAATTTGCGTGTGAGATAGAGGCTTTCGAGCCGATCGAAGTAGGAATCGGGGTCGTACAGCTCGCGCATCAGGCCGATGTAGCCGTCGCGCAACTCCTCACGGCTCAGGTTGAGCGGAATCACGTTGGTGCCGAAGGTGTTTTCGTCGTCGTTGAGGTCGAGGCGGCCCTCGTTCTTCAACCGCGCATGCAACGGTGTCTTTGGGATGGCCGCGAGCATGCCAACCATGGCGTGCATAATGTCGGTCTGATTGATGAATTCAGCTTGTTCCTTGAAGATTCGCGCGTCGTCGTTGTCGAAACCGACGATCATGCCGCACCACACTTCCAGGCCCGAGTCTTGTACCTTGCGGACGCGATCGACGATCGTGTTGCCTCTCTTCACGTTCTGGTACTTCTTGGCCTCTTTCAGCGAGTCTTCGTTCGGGCTTTCGATGCCGATGAAGACCACGGTGATGTTGGCCGCGACCATCAACTCCATCAGCTCGTCATCTTCGGCGAGGTTCAGCGAAGCCTCGGTGAAGAATTGCAAGGGATAACCCTCGCGCTCCTGCCAGGCGTGGACATCGGCCAGCAACACCTTCACGGCGGCTTTGTTTCCGATCAAGTTGTCATCGACGATGAAGCCGATTGACAGGCCCGCGTTGCGCATTGCCTCCAACTCGGCGATCACCTGTGCGCTCGTCTTGAGTCTGGGCTTGCGGCCGAACGTGACGATGATGTCGCAGAACTCGCACTGGAACGGGCAACCTCGGCTGAACTGGATGCTCCCGAAGACGTAGTTCTTGGTCTTGAGCAGGTCGTAGCGGGGTACCGGAACCGTCGTCATATCGGTGCGGTCAGCTTGCTCATAGCGGAACTGGTGCCGGCCGCGCGCCCAGTCGTCGAGGAACTGCGGCCAGGTGGTCTCGGCTTCACCGACGAAGATCGCATCGGCGAGGCCGTCGAAGTAGTCCTCCTGCACGCTGACCCACGGGCCGCCGACGACGACGAAGACGCCCCGGGCCTTGAGTTCGTTGAGG
This window contains:
- a CDS encoding B12-binding domain-containing radical SAM protein codes for the protein MANIVIINPRFEASYWGLEHALRLLGKKCNVPTACLPLLAALTPAEHHVTLVDENVEDIDFEKVARADIVGLTGMIVQRQRMREILNELKARGVFVVVGGPWVSVQEDYFDGLADAIFVGEAETTWPQFLDDWARGRHQFRYEQADRTDMTTVPVPRYDLLKTKNYVFGSIQFSRGCPFQCEFCDIIVTFGRKPRLKTSAQVIAELEAMRNAGLSIGFIVDDNLIGNKAAVKVLLADVHAWQEREGYPLQFFTEASLNLAEDDELMELMVAANITVVFIGIESPNEDSLKEAKKYQNVKRGNTIVDRVRKVQDSGLEVWCGMIVGFDNDDARIFKEQAEFINQTDIMHAMVGMLAAIPKTPLHARLKNEGRLDLNDDENTFGTNVIPLNLSREELRDGYIGLMRELYDPDSYFDRLESLYLTRKFDFGRARNAYLRDHPWRRRKQQLLDGGRALGLFLLLMKNVPDAHLRKVYRRRMMTILRSRPDPGVLFVSVVKCATHYHHYTMSREMSERRTLVNTF
- a CDS encoding GAF and ANTAR domain-containing protein, producing the protein MDDITDPRVEDSIPTDVLNGAETEQAAEIVVDAAIRKTLSPAALGRMLVDAGRSITDENDLLTLLQHVAGIAQEAIDGADCTGITIDLGGLTYTAVHTDERTLRIDSEQYQAGDGPCLHAARTRSIVLLDSDEAVARWPLFAAGARTEGIVSFLAAPLFTDDQTLGSFNLYGREQHAFDSIDAEILDLLTTAVSRAISDFARFKSAQDTAESIQRVLQTRAPIEQAKGVLMAMRGIDADEAFDVLRVQSQETNVPVRVLAVDFLDKVTDHASEQD